The following proteins are encoded in a genomic region of Sphingobacteriales bacterium:
- the glmS gene encoding glutamine--fructose-6-phosphate transaminase (isomerizing) has translation MCGIVGYIGKKQAFPIIINGLKRLEYRGYDSAGIALLSSSNQLNIYKKKGKVKALEDVAAGNDVSGTIGIGHTRWATHGEANDINAHPHFNSNEKLAVIHNGIIENYYSLKTELQSRGYTFRSETDTEVLVHLIDDIQKNAEVDLVEAVRLALNEVIGAYAIVVISKDNPDKLISAKLSSPLVVGFGDNELFVASDGSPLIEHTKKVSYLEDGQMAVLYENGTIDVKSIKDNTTHVPYIDELQLKLEQIEKGGFDHFMMKEIHEQPIAIKNSIRGRIDSQQFWVNLGGVREHELRFKNAQKITIVACGTSWHSALIGEYLIEDLARINVEVEYASEFRYRNPIITENDVVIAISQSGETADTKAALELAKSKGALTYGICNVVGSNISRTTDAGSYTHAGPEIGVASTKAFTTQVSILILMALQLAEIKGTLSQSKFHEYITELETLPVKIEKILKADSYIQEIAETFQDATNFLYLGRGYNFPVALEGALKLKEISYIHAEGYPAAEMKHGPIALIDENMPVVVLAPYTQHYEKVLSNIEEVKTRKGQLIAIVTEGDAEISKLAEYVIQIPGTVEAFTPILSVIPLQLLAYHIAVLRGCDVDQPRNLAKSVTVE, from the coding sequence ATGTGCGGTATTGTAGGATATATAGGTAAGAAGCAAGCCTTTCCCATCATTATTAACGGACTGAAACGACTGGAATACAGAGGGTATGACAGTGCCGGTATTGCTTTGCTGAGCAGCAGCAATCAGTTAAACATTTACAAAAAGAAGGGAAAAGTGAAAGCACTGGAAGATGTGGCAGCCGGCAATGACGTTTCCGGTACCATTGGTATCGGGCATACGAGATGGGCCACACACGGCGAAGCGAATGATATCAATGCACATCCTCATTTCAATTCCAATGAAAAACTGGCTGTGATACACAACGGCATCATTGAAAATTATTATTCGTTAAAAACAGAGTTACAATCGCGCGGCTATACCTTTCGTTCGGAAACGGATACGGAGGTGCTGGTGCATCTGATTGATGACATCCAGAAGAATGCTGAAGTGGATTTGGTAGAAGCCGTTCGGCTGGCACTCAATGAGGTGATTGGGGCGTATGCCATTGTCGTGATTTCTAAAGACAACCCGGATAAATTAATTTCAGCAAAATTGAGCAGTCCGTTGGTAGTCGGTTTTGGCGACAATGAATTGTTTGTGGCTTCAGATGGTTCGCCGCTCATTGAGCATACCAAAAAAGTATCATATCTGGAAGACGGACAGATGGCGGTCCTGTATGAGAACGGTACCATCGATGTGAAATCCATCAAAGATAATACAACCCATGTTCCTTATATTGATGAACTGCAACTGAAACTGGAGCAGATAGAAAAAGGCGGATTTGATCATTTTATGATGAAAGAAATCCATGAACAGCCTATCGCCATTAAAAACAGTATCCGCGGCCGCATCGACAGCCAACAGTTTTGGGTCAACCTCGGAGGTGTGCGGGAGCATGAGCTGCGATTCAAGAATGCGCAGAAGATTACGATAGTAGCCTGTGGCACCTCCTGGCATTCCGCACTAATCGGCGAGTACCTGATTGAAGACCTCGCCCGTATCAATGTGGAGGTGGAATATGCATCAGAGTTCAGATACAGAAATCCTATCATCACGGAAAACGATGTGGTCATCGCCATTTCACAATCGGGAGAAACAGCCGATACAAAGGCGGCCCTAGAGTTGGCAAAATCGAAAGGAGCTTTAACCTATGGAATCTGCAATGTGGTAGGTTCCAATATTTCCAGAACGACCGATGCCGGTTCGTATACACATGCAGGTCCTGAAATCGGAGTGGCTTCTACCAAGGCATTTACCACGCAGGTAAGCATTCTGATATTGATGGCATTGCAGCTTGCAGAAATTAAAGGCACGTTATCTCAATCCAAATTCCATGAATATATTACAGAGCTGGAAACGCTGCCGGTGAAAATTGAGAAAATTTTAAAGGCGGATTCGTATATACAGGAAATCGCGGAGACCTTTCAGGATGCCACCAATTTCCTGTATCTGGGCAGAGGCTACAATTTTCCGGTAGCGCTGGAAGGAGCATTGAAACTGAAAGAGATTTCCTATATCCATGCGGAAGGATATCCCGCCGCTGAAATGAAACACGGCCCGATTGCATTAATCGATGAGAATATGCCGGTGGTTGTGCTTGCGCCATATACGCAACATTACGAAAAAGTATTATCCAATATAGAAGAGGTCAAAACCCGTAAAGGACAGTTGATTGCCATTGTTACGGAAGGAGATGCAGAAATCAGCAAACTGGCTGAATATGTTATACAAATTCCGGGAACAGTCGAAGCATTCACCCCGATTTTATCTGTCATACCACTGCAGTTACTGGCGTATCATATCGCCGTACTAAGAGGATGTGATGTGGACCAGCCCCGTAACTTAGCTAAATCCGTAACAGTAGAATAA
- a CDS encoding acyl-CoA dehydrogenase translates to MTNSSVFLGDKFYNREHLNFILFDVLNADGITQYDYFSDHDKDALQMYIDATEQFAKEYLFPHLVEMDRKQPELIDGRIRVHPVHREIMLKSGENGWISILASKEAGGLQMPAVFSTAASFILGAANYSGCVFVGLTMGAAHLIETFADKKYHRVYLPKMFAGEWQGTMALTEPGAGSSLSDVVTTAEKQEDGTYKILGQKIFISCGDSDAVDNVVHLLLARVKGAPAGTKGISMFIVPRERIQENGSLEWNDVTSIGVYHKMGYKGAPIAHLSFGENNDCRGWLVGEENKGLSYMFQMMNEARISVGLHATSISSAAYYASLKYANERLQGRNIAEKNPELPQTPIINHADVKRMLLFQKTFIDGALCLELQCSYFSDLARVTEGDGQEKYHLLLELLTPVAKSYPAEMSNFSTSAAIQIFGGYGFTKDFIAEQYYRETRIHTIHEGTTAIHGLDLLGRKVMMKNGKAVMYLMQEVMGDITKAKQHDNTKTHAVTLEKKLGQLQELSMHLMGVAQKEGVEAYLSDATLYLELFGTLVLGWQWIKMANTCNESSRLDADFKDSKFLCCHYFFEYELPKAEGLFTRLESTNRVTVGIDSKLID, encoded by the coding sequence ATGACCAATTCTTCTGTTTTTCTTGGCGATAAATTCTACAACCGCGAGCATTTGAATTTTATCCTTTTTGATGTCCTTAATGCAGACGGCATTACGCAGTACGATTACTTTTCCGACCATGATAAGGATGCCTTACAAATGTATATCGATGCTACCGAACAGTTTGCCAAAGAGTACCTGTTTCCGCATCTGGTAGAGATGGACCGGAAACAACCGGAGCTCATCGACGGCAGGATTCGCGTGCATCCCGTCCATCGGGAGATTATGCTGAAGAGCGGAGAAAACGGCTGGATCAGTATCCTTGCATCGAAAGAAGCAGGCGGACTGCAAATGCCTGCCGTGTTCTCAACAGCGGCCAGCTTTATTCTGGGTGCAGCCAATTATTCCGGTTGTGTTTTTGTCGGACTGACGATGGGCGCGGCGCATCTTATCGAAACATTTGCCGATAAAAAATACCATAGGGTGTATTTGCCAAAGATGTTTGCCGGTGAATGGCAGGGCACCATGGCGCTCACAGAACCGGGTGCAGGCAGTTCACTGAGTGATGTGGTGACTACAGCGGAAAAACAAGAGGATGGCACTTATAAGATTCTCGGCCAGAAGATATTCATTTCCTGCGGCGACAGTGATGCCGTGGATAATGTTGTGCACTTGCTGCTGGCGCGTGTGAAAGGTGCACCCGCAGGTACCAAAGGTATTTCCATGTTCATCGTGCCGAGGGAAAGGATTCAGGAAAACGGAAGTTTGGAATGGAATGATGTCACCAGTATCGGCGTATATCACAAAATGGGTTATAAGGGTGCACCGATTGCTCATTTAAGTTTTGGAGAAAATAACGATTGCAGAGGATGGCTGGTCGGTGAGGAAAATAAGGGTTTGTCTTACATGTTTCAGATGATGAACGAAGCGAGGATTTCAGTAGGATTGCACGCCACGTCTATTTCATCCGCAGCGTATTATGCGAGCCTGAAATATGCCAATGAACGTTTGCAGGGAAGGAATATCGCGGAGAAAAATCCGGAGTTGCCTCAAACGCCGATTATCAACCATGCAGATGTGAAACGCATGTTGCTGTTTCAGAAAACATTTATCGATGGCGCCTTGTGCCTGGAATTGCAGTGCAGTTATTTCTCCGATCTGGCGCGTGTCACGGAAGGGGATGGGCAGGAAAAATACCATCTGTTGCTGGAGTTGCTGACGCCGGTGGCAAAATCCTATCCGGCGGAGATGAGTAATTTCTCCACATCCGCAGCGATACAGATTTTTGGCGGGTATGGATTTACGAAAGATTTTATTGCGGAACAATATTATCGCGAAACCAGAATACATACCATCCACGAAGGCACGACCGCCATTCATGGGTTGGATTTGTTGGGAAGAAAGGTGATGATGAAAAACGGCAAAGCCGTAATGTACCTGATGCAGGAAGTGATGGGCGATATTACGAAAGCTAAACAACACGACAATACGAAAACACATGCCGTCACCCTGGAGAAGAAATTAGGTCAGTTGCAGGAGTTGTCCATGCACCTGATGGGCGTAGCGCAGAAAGAAGGTGTGGAGGCGTATTTAAGCGATGCCACGTTGTATCTGGAACTGTTCGGCACGCTGGTGCTGGGCTGGCAGTGGATTAAGATGGCTAACACCTGCAATGAAAGTTCAAGACTGGATGCTGATTTTAAAGACAGCAAATTCTTATGCTGCCATTATTTCTTCGAATATGAATTGCCGAAAGCAGAAGGTTTATTTACCCGACTGGAAAGTACGAACAGGGTAACGGTAGGCATTGACAGCAAATTGATTGATTAA
- a CDS encoding GNAT family N-acetyltransferase yields the protein MSLKIRIAFIPDIPKIIDVADATWKQTYAPIISQEQIEYMYERMYSEEALKEQMQNGITFLMCLENEKILGFIAYEIREDKILYIPKLYVLPDKQKTGIGKKLIEEVVKIGIRNNCTHLELNVNRKNPAMYFYKKMSFELFEKTDIAYGPFWLNDYILRKPLL from the coding sequence ATGAGCCTGAAAATCAGAATTGCATTTATTCCTGATATTCCTAAAATCATTGACGTGGCGGATGCGACATGGAAACAAACCTATGCACCGATTATTTCGCAGGAACAGATTGAGTACATGTACGAACGAATGTACAGTGAGGAAGCTCTGAAGGAACAAATGCAGAACGGCATAACATTTCTTATGTGTCTGGAAAATGAAAAGATACTCGGATTCATTGCTTATGAAATCCGTGAAGATAAAATCCTATACATTCCAAAATTGTATGTATTGCCGGATAAACAGAAAACCGGCATCGGGAAAAAACTCATCGAGGAAGTTGTTAAAATCGGCATCAGGAATAACTGCACGCATCTTGAACTGAATGTCAACCGAAAAAACCCTGCGATGTATTTCTACAAAAAAATGAGTTTTGAATTATTTGAAAAAACGGACATCGCCTACGGCCCGTTCTGGCTGAATGATTATATTTTGAGAAAGCCGTTACTCTGA
- the thiS gene encoding sulfur carrier protein ThiS, with translation MEITVNNQPYQFEASTTVMDVLEKLGLEGKTGIAVAVNEQIISHGEWQNTILNNEDKIILIGAVAGG, from the coding sequence ATGGAAATAACAGTCAATAACCAACCCTATCAATTCGAAGCATCCACTACGGTAATGGATGTGCTGGAAAAGTTAGGGTTAGAGGGCAAAACCGGGATAGCTGTTGCCGTCAACGAACAAATCATTTCACACGGCGAATGGCAAAACACCATTTTAAACAATGAAGATAAAATCATCCTCATCGGTGCCGTTGCCGGTGGATAA
- the thiC gene encoding phosphomethylpyrimidine synthase ThiC, protein MKQDKIPTQQVISTTPFPNSKKVYVKGTLNDIEVAMREISLSDTKLNGKTLHKNPPVTVYDTSGPYTDASIEIDVKKGLPRLREKWILERGDIERLFEFSSEYGTQRMADESLDALRFEHIKMPLRAKEGRNVTQLHYARMGIITPEMEYIAIRENQRIEEYNASLNGQAGMLCQQHAGESFGANTPKSFITPEFVRKEVAEGRAIIPCNINHPETEPMIIGRNFLVKINANIGNSAVTSSIEEEVEKAVWASRWGADTIMDLSTGKNIHETREWIIRNSPVPIGTVPIYQALEKVNGKAEDLTWEIFRDTLIEQAEQGVDYFTIHAGVLLRYVPLTAKRVTGIVSRGGSIMAKWCLAHHRESFLYTHFEEICEIMKRYDVAFSLGDGLRPGSIADANDAAQFAELETLGELTKIAWKHDVQVMIEGPGHVPMHLIKENMDKQLKECHEAPFYTLGPLTTDIAPGYDHITSAIGAAMIGWYGCAMLCYVTPKEHLGLPNKEDVRVGVITYKLAAHAADLAKGHPGAQYRDNALSKARFEFRWQDQFNLSLDPEKALEFHDETLPADGAKIAHFCSMCGPHFCSMKISQEVRDYAANEEAEKGMQDKAKEFLEKGSEIYL, encoded by the coding sequence ATGAAACAAGATAAAATACCAACACAGCAAGTGATCTCTACGACGCCTTTTCCGAATTCCAAAAAGGTATACGTGAAAGGAACGCTGAACGATATAGAAGTGGCCATGCGCGAAATTTCCCTGTCGGATACCAAACTGAACGGAAAAACATTGCATAAAAATCCACCGGTAACCGTATATGACACATCCGGCCCGTACACCGATGCCAGCATAGAAATAGATGTAAAAAAAGGTCTGCCGCGTTTGCGCGAGAAATGGATACTGGAACGAGGGGACATCGAACGCCTGTTTGAGTTTTCATCTGAATACGGCACTCAACGAATGGCGGATGAGAGTCTGGATGCCTTGCGCTTTGAACACATCAAGATGCCGCTCCGCGCTAAGGAAGGCAGAAATGTGACGCAACTGCATTATGCGAGAATGGGCATCATCACCCCGGAGATGGAATACATCGCCATCCGCGAAAATCAACGCATTGAAGAATATAATGCGTCGCTGAACGGACAGGCGGGTATGTTGTGTCAGCAGCATGCTGGAGAGAGCTTCGGAGCGAATACACCGAAATCATTCATCACACCAGAATTTGTAAGAAAGGAAGTGGCGGAAGGCCGTGCCATCATTCCGTGCAACATCAACCATCCCGAAACGGAACCGATGATTATCGGCAGAAATTTCCTCGTGAAAATAAATGCGAACATCGGCAACTCTGCCGTGACGTCGAGCATAGAGGAGGAAGTGGAGAAAGCCGTTTGGGCGAGCCGTTGGGGTGCAGATACGATTATGGATTTATCGACCGGAAAAAACATACACGAAACCCGCGAATGGATTATCCGCAATTCGCCCGTGCCGATTGGAACGGTGCCGATTTATCAGGCACTGGAAAAAGTGAACGGCAAAGCGGAAGATCTGACCTGGGAAATTTTCAGGGATACGCTGATAGAGCAGGCAGAGCAAGGCGTGGATTATTTCACCATACATGCCGGCGTGTTGCTGCGCTATGTTCCGCTCACGGCAAAGCGTGTCACCGGCATCGTGTCGCGCGGCGGCAGCATCATGGCGAAATGGTGTCTGGCGCATCACCGGGAAAGTTTTTTATATACGCACTTTGAAGAGATTTGCGAAATCATGAAACGCTACGATGTGGCCTTTTCATTGGGCGATGGCCTGCGGCCGGGTTCCATTGCGGATGCCAATGATGCGGCGCAGTTTGCTGAACTGGAGACGCTGGGTGAGCTGACAAAAATTGCATGGAAACACGATGTGCAGGTGATGATAGAAGGACCGGGACACGTGCCGATGCACCTGATTAAAGAAAACATGGACAAGCAACTGAAGGAATGCCACGAAGCGCCGTTCTATACGCTGGGTCCGCTGACAACGGATATTGCACCCGGCTACGACCATATCACGTCTGCAATCGGTGCGGCGATGATAGGCTGGTACGGTTGTGCGATGCTTTGTTATGTAACACCGAAAGAACATTTGGGTTTGCCGAATAAAGAAGATGTGCGTGTGGGTGTGATCACGTATAAACTGGCGGCGCATGCGGCAGATTTGGCGAAAGGACATCCCGGTGCGCAGTACAGGGATAATGCGCTGAGTAAAGCGCGTTTTGAGTTCCGCTGGCAGGATCAGTTTAACCTGAGTTTGGATCCGGAGAAAGCGCTGGAATTCCATGATGAAACCTTACCGGCCGATGGCGCGAAGATTGCGCATTTCTGTTCCATGTGCGGACCGCATTTCTGCAGTATGAAAATCTCGCAGGAAGTGAGGGATTACGCCGCCAATGAAGAAGCGGAAAAAGGCATGCAGGATAAAGCAAAAGAGTTTTTAGAAAAAGGAAGTGAGATTTATCTGTAG
- a CDS encoding thiamine phosphate synthase — MKTIIYTPEQEVENEIGIITQLLDAGADYLYIRKPELDDFSLVDYVEKIPEQYWKKCISTSLIIAKEFDLGGYHFTRDIVQRNALYNHKVLDWLHENDKISSVSAHSTDELKDYAGKFRHVMVSPLFKSISKENHQHDWDYENLQLHLRDCHASLAMTACFAVGGIDLSKIERVKNLNFDGIGLLGTIWKEPDNAMSNFNKILHFIQNDCKE, encoded by the coding sequence ATGAAAACCATTATCTACACACCTGAGCAGGAAGTCGAAAACGAAATTGGCATCATCACGCAGTTGCTGGATGCCGGTGCGGATTATCTGTATATCCGTAAGCCGGAACTGGATGATTTTTCACTCGTGGATTATGTAGAAAAGATTCCGGAGCAGTACTGGAAAAAATGTATCTCTACTTCATTGATCATTGCCAAGGAATTTGACCTGGGCGGGTATCATTTTACCAGAGATATCGTACAGCGAAATGCCTTGTACAATCATAAGGTATTGGATTGGCTGCATGAAAATGATAAGATAAGTTCCGTTTCAGCTCATTCCACAGATGAACTGAAAGACTATGCCGGGAAGTTCAGACATGTGATGGTGTCGCCTTTATTTAAAAGCATTTCCAAGGAGAATCATCAGCATGATTGGGATTACGAGAATTTACAATTGCATTTAAGAGATTGCCACGCTTCGCTAGCAATGACGGCATGCTTCGCTGTAGGCGGCATTGATTTATCGAAGATAGAGAGGGTAAAAAACCTTAATTTTGATGGTATCGGATTGTTAGGTACGATTTGGAAAGAACCCGACAATGCGATGAGTAATTTTAACAAGATTCTTCACTTTATTCAGAACGACTGCAAGGAATGA
- a CDS encoding hydroxymethylpyrimidine/phosphomethylpyrimidine kinase — protein MTKPRPSVLSIAGYDPSGGAGVLADVKTFEQIGAYGFAVTTCITYQNDHTFEGVHWLSVKKIKKQIYPILQRYKIKYVKIGLMENLIVLNEIIELLVAYHPGIVIIWDPILRASAGFDFHKKLSRKRLQYIFEKITLITPNWKEIQALSGEKDEVKGAENIAACCDVYLKGGHNIETPATDMLWIGKRLDILHPAGISEWSKHGTGCALSAAVTAYLSLGNGMHSSCVMAKDYTYQFIMSNPSNLGYHSS, from the coding sequence ATGACTAAACCAAGACCATCTGTATTGAGTATTGCAGGTTATGACCCGAGCGGAGGCGCCGGCGTATTGGCTGATGTGAAAACGTTTGAGCAAATCGGAGCATATGGTTTTGCCGTCACCACCTGCATCACCTACCAGAACGACCATACGTTTGAGGGAGTTCATTGGTTGTCTGTCAAAAAAATTAAGAAGCAAATCTATCCTATTTTACAGCGTTATAAGATCAAGTATGTCAAAATTGGCTTGATGGAGAACCTTATTGTGCTGAATGAAATCATTGAATTGCTGGTGGCATACCATCCGGGCATAGTGATTATCTGGGATCCTATTTTGCGTGCCAGCGCCGGCTTTGATTTTCATAAAAAACTATCCCGAAAGAGATTGCAGTACATCTTTGAGAAGATAACACTGATTACTCCAAACTGGAAGGAAATCCAGGCATTATCCGGTGAAAAAGACGAAGTGAAAGGTGCGGAGAACATCGCTGCCTGTTGCGATGTCTATCTTAAAGGCGGACATAATATTGAAACACCTGCTACCGATATGCTCTGGATAGGAAAACGTCTGGATATCCTGCATCCCGCCGGGATTTCTGAATGGAGTAAACATGGTACAGGCTGCGCGCTGTCTGCTGCTGTCACGGCTTATCTGTCTTTGGGAAACGGAATGCACTCTTCCTGTGTGATGGCAAAGGACTATACCTACCAGTTTATCATGAGTAATCCCTCCAATTTAGGTTATCATTCATCATAA
- the thiE gene encoding thiamine phosphate synthase codes for MQISRFHYLTQDLPDISHPELTEIACKNGIRWVQLRVKDKPVDEWLQIAREVKQICDYFGTTLIINDNGEIAKAIGAHGAHLGKSDMSVPEARLILGHDKVIGGTANSMEDVLRLVQQGADYIGLGPYKFTHTKKNLSPVLGMEGYAAVLKSLPHDVTIPIIAIGGIQLEDVTPLFHTGIYGVAVSSAINLSDDKDKTITTFLHLL; via the coding sequence ATGCAGATTTCAAGATTTCATTATCTCACTCAGGACTTACCGGATATCTCTCACCCGGAATTGACGGAAATTGCCTGTAAAAACGGCATACGATGGGTGCAGCTTCGTGTAAAAGACAAGCCAGTTGACGAATGGCTGCAAATAGCCCGTGAGGTTAAGCAGATTTGTGATTATTTTGGCACGACTTTAATTATAAACGATAATGGCGAAATTGCGAAAGCCATTGGTGCCCACGGTGCGCACTTAGGTAAAAGCGATATGTCTGTTCCGGAAGCCAGATTGATACTCGGTCATGATAAGGTTATAGGCGGTACTGCCAATTCGATGGAGGATGTGTTGCGGCTGGTTCAGCAGGGTGCAGACTATATCGGTTTGGGTCCGTATAAGTTTACCCATACCAAAAAGAATCTGTCACCCGTTTTAGGAATGGAAGGTTATGCCGCTGTTTTGAAATCGTTGCCTCATGATGTTACCATCCCCATCATTGCCATCGGCGGCATTCAGTTGGAAGATGTGACACCGCTGTTCCATACAGGAATATATGGTGTTGCCGTCTCTTCTGCCATCAACCTGTCGGATGACAAAGACAAAACAATTACAACCTTTCTGCATCTTCTTTAA